TCTACAGACTCCAGAGCAACCTGAACTTCGTCACCGATAGCCAGATTTAATTCACCGTTGTCATTCAGGAACTGCTCGCGAGGAATAACACCCTCTGATTTCAGTCCAGCGTGAACGGTAACCCAATCACTGTCGATATCGATAACAACGCCGGTTACGATTGAACCGGGTTTCATATCAATGGTTTTTAAACTTTCTTCAAATAGATCAGCAAAGCTCTCGCTCATTAGTCATTACCTGAGTATTTAGTAGTGGCAACGCCACCGTATCGCCGTATATCCAGCTTACACGGGTCAATTCATATTGCCTCAATACAACGCCAGCTGGTATTTGCGCTGTTTGCGACGGTTTTTGGCTAGCCTTTTTAAGGACTAACAAGTCGAGTATTAACTTCCGCCAATACTCGGTTAAACACTTCTTCTATCCCTAAACCACTGCTATCAATCTGCACAGCGTCGTCTGCGGGCTTTAATGGAGCCAATTCGCGCTCGGAATCACGCTTGTCACGCGCGCGTATCTCCCCTAAAAGGGTCGCGAGGTTAACATCATCACCCTTTGATTTCAACTGATTGTAGCGCCGCTCGGCCCGTTCCTCGGCACTTGCTGTTAAGAATATTTTGACCGCAGCATCGGTAAAAACAACTGTGCCCATATCGCGACCATCTGCAACCAGGCCAGGCGCCTGAGCAAAATCCCGCTGACGCCCTAGTAAAGCACTGCGCACTGCTGGCAATACTGCGACCCTTGACGCCAACATGCCGGTGTTTTCAGTGCGCAAGTCGCCGCTAACATCCACGCCCTCCAACAAAACACTAGTTGGCTCACCCGGCTCGCCCGCAACGAATTCAACATCTAAATGTGCCGCCAACTTAGCTATCGCGGCTTCATCATCAAATGCAAATCCATGCTTATCGGCCGCCATACCCACCAGGCGGTATAGCGCGCCGCTATCTAATAAATGCCAACCCAGATGCCTCGCTAATTTTTGGCATAGGGTGCCCTTACCAGAACCACTGGGCCCATCTATGGCAATAACCGCTGCTGCCGTAAAATTCATATCACTCACACCTGCACTTCTATATTCATACCCAGACCGGCAGCCAAGCTCACAAAATTCGGAAAAGAGGTTGCCACATTATCGCAACCCCGCACTCGAATAGGGTCGCGAGCGCGCAGTGAAGCCACCGCAAACGACATTGCAATACGATGATCGTGATGACTTTCTACGGTTGCACCGGTAATTTGTCCGCCCTGAATCACAATGCCATCTTCTGTCGGCACCGCACTGATGCCCATGGCTTGCAAGCCATCCGCCATCACCTGAATACGATCACTCTCCTTAACCCGCAACTCTTCCGCGCCGGTAAGTACCGTTTGCCCTTCTGCGCAGGCAGCAGCCACAAACAACACGGGAAACTCATCAATCGCCAAAGGAACTTGGTCTTCTGGAATATTGATACCCTTGAGCTGGGCATGGCATATGCGGATATCCGCAACCGGTTCACCGCCCACTTCCCGCTCATTAAACACGCGGATATCGCCACCCATGGCGCGCAAAATATTGATCACACCGACTCGGGTAGGATTAATGCCCACGTGCTCCAAGGTTAAGTCGGCATTCGGGGTAATACTCGCCGCTACCATAAAGAAAGCCGCCGAAGAGATATCAGCGGGAACATCAATATGAATAGCGCTTAATCGACCACCGCCTTTTAGCTTCGCTACCGGACCATCGACCTCAACCTGATAACCAAAGCCACGCAGCATACGCTCACTATGATCACGGGTTGGCGCCGGCTCAGTGGTGCTGGTTTCACCATCGGCGTATAAACCTGCTAGCAAAACGCAGGACTTCACCTGAGCACTCGCCATCGGCAACACATAATCAATCGCCTTCAAAGATTGACCTCCACGCAGGGTCAACGGCGGACGACCGCCCTCTGCGGTTTCGACCACCGCACCCATTTCTCGCAGCGGCTTGGCCACACGCTCCATGGGGCGCTTACTCAATGACACATCACCGGTCATCGTCACATCAAATTTTTGCCCCGCCAACAAGCCGGCCAGCAAGCGCATTGAGGTGCCGGAATTACCAACATACAGTTCGCCGACCGGCGCTTTAAGGCCGTCACGCCCGACACCATGAATAACAACACGACCATTTTCCGGGCCGTCAATTTCCACACCCATTGCCCGCAGAGCATTGAGCGTAGACAAGGCGTCATCACCCTCAAGAAAGCCGTCTACGGTAGTCACGCCGTCGGCAATCGCGCCCAACATAATAGAGCGATGTGAGATTGATTTGTCGCCAGGAACACGGGCTGTACCGCGCATTTGACCACCGGCTTGCAACAGAAAATCCACAATAAGAGTCTCTTTAATTTAATCAGAAGAATAGGAATTTACGATGACGGAGG
This portion of the Zhongshania sp. R06B22 genome encodes:
- the aroA gene encoding 3-phosphoshikimate 1-carboxyvinyltransferase; protein product: MDFLLQAGGQMRGTARVPGDKSISHRSIMLGAIADGVTTVDGFLEGDDALSTLNALRAMGVEIDGPENGRVVIHGVGRDGLKAPVGELYVGNSGTSMRLLAGLLAGQKFDVTMTGDVSLSKRPMERVAKPLREMGAVVETAEGGRPPLTLRGGQSLKAIDYVLPMASAQVKSCVLLAGLYADGETSTTEPAPTRDHSERMLRGFGYQVEVDGPVAKLKGGGRLSAIHIDVPADISSAAFFMVAASITPNADLTLEHVGINPTRVGVINILRAMGGDIRVFNEREVGGEPVADIRICHAQLKGINIPEDQVPLAIDEFPVLFVAAACAEGQTVLTGAEELRVKESDRIQVMADGLQAMGISAVPTEDGIVIQGGQITGATVESHHDHRIAMSFAVASLRARDPIRVRGCDNVATSFPNFVSLAAGLGMNIEVQV
- the cmk gene encoding (d)CMP kinase, whose protein sequence is MNFTAAAVIAIDGPSGSGKGTLCQKLARHLGWHLLDSGALYRLVGMAADKHGFAFDDEAAIAKLAAHLDVEFVAGEPGEPTSVLLEGVDVSGDLRTENTGMLASRVAVLPAVRSALLGRQRDFAQAPGLVADGRDMGTVVFTDAAVKIFLTASAEERAERRYNQLKSKGDDVNLATLLGEIRARDKRDSERELAPLKPADDAVQIDSSGLGIEEVFNRVLAEVNTRLVSP